In a genomic window of Candidatus Zixiibacteriota bacterium:
- a CDS encoding SpoIIE family protein phosphatase codes for MIRLIGTDESRYYSWELTPGEYVIGRKASCDFTIPDNTISRQHAQITIEDDGRLISIEDLNSHNGTFVNGERLSEKTNIKIGDRIQFGCTDFKIQSGDDNDFGKSGSEPRFSGTADAENSVLIPMSEALKPLPSQITDLPELLPTLFDMAKMLVLPEPREVMLEKSLELIGKIIPNERLAVLLTKKDHTQVYTAACCLSSGKEPGFFSLSQTILSEILTNKNAIVIDDAGADPRFSSKESIIKSDLKSAMAVPLFDEDAVFGILYADTTNPIKRYNDDYLRLFATVGNIIASKLSNYNLLHERQEKQIFEAELSRASLIQETLVTKEIPEFPGYSIQAVQEQCRAVGGDLYDFTILPDGRLLFLLADVSGKGMGAALLMSNILASFRILYDDTGFDLTRAVNQVSLQMFNHSMADNFATLFIGLINSHTHELCYLNAGHNPPLLVKENGNLEFLEASGTMIGAFDFSSWTEDKVNLNLNDTLIVFTDGITEAGFDDEEYSDERLEKLVIENRNSQPDQLSRIIMKDINNFMGDAPRSDDITMIIIKRGE; via the coding sequence ATGATTAGACTTATTGGCACCGATGAAAGTCGTTATTATTCCTGGGAGCTTACTCCCGGCGAATATGTTATCGGTCGTAAAGCCTCCTGCGATTTCACTATCCCGGATAATACCATTTCCCGTCAACATGCTCAAATAACTATTGAAGATGACGGTCGCTTAATATCAATCGAAGATTTAAACAGCCACAACGGCACATTTGTCAACGGTGAGCGCCTTAGTGAAAAAACGAATATCAAAATAGGCGATCGCATTCAATTTGGATGCACCGATTTTAAAATACAATCCGGTGATGACAACGATTTTGGCAAATCCGGATCCGAACCTCGCTTCTCGGGCACAGCCGATGCCGAGAATTCAGTGCTAATACCCATGTCCGAAGCGTTAAAACCTCTCCCCTCACAAATTACTGATTTACCTGAACTTTTGCCGACACTCTTTGACATGGCCAAAATGCTTGTTCTCCCGGAGCCTCGCGAAGTCATGCTTGAAAAATCATTGGAGCTAATAGGCAAAATTATCCCCAACGAGCGTTTGGCCGTGCTCCTGACTAAAAAAGATCATACTCAGGTATATACAGCCGCCTGTTGTTTATCGAGCGGCAAAGAACCCGGATTTTTCTCACTGTCACAGACTATCCTTAGTGAAATTTTAACCAACAAAAACGCCATTGTAATTGACGACGCTGGTGCCGATCCGCGGTTTTCAAGCAAAGAATCAATAATTAAATCCGATTTGAAATCGGCTATGGCAGTGCCCCTTTTTGATGAAGACGCCGTATTTGGAATCCTCTACGCCGATACGACTAATCCAATCAAACGATATAACGACGATTACCTGCGCCTTTTCGCAACTGTCGGAAATATTATCGCTTCCAAACTTTCCAATTACAATCTTCTCCATGAACGGCAGGAAAAACAAATATTTGAAGCGGAACTCTCGCGGGCATCATTGATTCAGGAGACATTAGTAACAAAGGAAATTCCCGAATTCCCGGGATACTCAATTCAGGCCGTGCAGGAACAATGCCGGGCCGTCGGAGGCGATTTATACGATTTTACTATATTACCCGACGGCCGTCTCCTGTTTCTCCTGGCCGATGTCAGCGGCAAAGGAATGGGCGCTGCCCTGTTAATGTCTAATATCCTGGCCTCTTTCAGGATTCTCTATGACGATACCGGATTCGATCTGACACGAGCGGTAAATCAAGTATCGCTTCAAATGTTCAATCATAGCATGGCCGATAATTTCGCCACTCTGTTTATCGGCTTGATAAATTCCCACACGCACGAATTGTGCTACTTAAACGCCGGACATAATCCGCCGCTGTTGGTAAAAGAAAATGGAAATCTTGAATTTCTTGAAGCTTCAGGAACTATGATTGGCGCCTTTGATTTTAGCTCCTGGACTGAAGACAAAGTTAATTTGAACCTAAATGATACTTTGATTGTTTTCACCGATGGTATTACCGAAGCCGGCTTTGACGATGAGGAATATTCTGATGAAAGGCTTGAAAAATTAGTTATCGAAAACAGAAATTCCCAACCCGACCAGTTATCGCGTATAATTATGAAGGACATAAATAATTTTATGGGGGATGCTCCCCGGTCGGATGATATAACTATGATTATTATCAAAAGGGGCGAATAA
- a CDS encoding fumarate reductase/succinate dehydrogenase flavoprotein subunit: MKLDAKIPGGPLEAKWSSYRGRIKLVNPANKRKHTLIVVGTGLAGGAAAASLGELGYQVLNFCIQDSPRRAHSIAAQGGINAAKNYQNDGDSVWRLFYDTIKGGDFRGREANTYRLAELSLNIIDQCVAQGVPFARDYGGLLANRSFGGAQVSRTFYARGQTGQQLLLGAYGSLMRQVDAGNVKMFPRREMLDLVLADGKARGITCRNLITGDIESYAGDAVLLCTGGYSPVYYLSTNAVNSNGSAIWRCHKKGALFSNPCYTQIHPTCIPQEGDHQSKLTLMSESLRNDGRVWVPMKESDDRRPNDIPENERDYYLERKYPSFGNLVPRDIASRNAKDVCDENRGVGSTKKAVFLDFRDAIKRLGKNVIAERYGNLFDMYQNLTGDNPYEAPMMIYPAPHYTMGGLWVDYNLMSTIPGLHVLGEANFSDHGANRLGASALMQGLADGYFVIPYTIGNYIAGTDLPKVTIDHQAFKDSVGEVNKEVDKLLAIKGNKTIRELHRDLGDVMIDKVGMSRDEKGLKHALEVIPKIGEEFWNNVNVPGSSDDLNKSLEMAGRTADFLELGELMARDALMRKESCGGHFRVEYKTEEGEALRDDKKFTFVSAWEYKGPGQPHEMHKEELEFERVTPSQRSYK; encoded by the coding sequence ATGAAATTAGATGCCAAAATTCCCGGCGGTCCCCTGGAAGCCAAATGGTCGTCATACCGCGGCCGGATAAAACTGGTTAATCCCGCCAATAAGCGTAAACATACCTTAATCGTCGTCGGAACCGGCCTCGCCGGTGGAGCCGCGGCGGCTTCCCTCGGAGAGTTGGGATACCAGGTTCTAAATTTCTGCATTCAGGACTCTCCCCGACGGGCTCACAGTATCGCCGCTCAAGGCGGAATCAACGCCGCCAAAAATTATCAAAACGATGGCGACAGCGTTTGGAGATTATTTTACGATACGATAAAAGGCGGCGATTTCCGAGGCCGTGAAGCCAATACATATCGGCTTGCCGAACTGTCCCTTAATATCATCGACCAATGCGTCGCTCAGGGCGTTCCTTTCGCCCGCGATTACGGCGGCCTCCTGGCCAACCGTTCTTTCGGCGGCGCGCAGGTCTCCCGTACCTTTTATGCCCGAGGCCAAACCGGACAGCAATTACTTCTCGGAGCTTACGGCTCTTTGATGCGGCAAGTTGACGCCGGAAATGTCAAAATGTTCCCGCGCCGCGAAATGCTTGATCTCGTCCTCGCTGATGGTAAAGCGCGCGGTATTACCTGTCGCAACCTTATTACCGGTGACATTGAATCTTACGCCGGAGACGCTGTCTTACTCTGTACCGGCGGCTATTCCCCGGTCTATTATCTTTCCACCAACGCCGTCAATTCCAACGGCTCAGCCATCTGGCGCTGTCACAAAAAGGGCGCCCTGTTTTCAAATCCTTGTTATACCCAGATCCATCCTACCTGTATTCCTCAGGAAGGTGACCATCAATCCAAACTAACCCTGATGAGTGAATCGTTGCGTAACGACGGACGGGTTTGGGTGCCGATGAAAGAAAGCGACGATCGTCGTCCCAATGATATCCCGGAAAATGAACGCGATTATTACCTGGAGAGAAAATACCCCAGCTTTGGTAATCTCGTTCCCCGTGATATCGCCTCCCGCAACGCCAAAGACGTTTGCGATGAAAACCGTGGAGTCGGCTCGACGAAAAAAGCGGTTTTCCTCGATTTCCGTGATGCCATCAAAAGACTGGGCAAAAACGTCATCGCCGAACGATACGGCAACCTCTTTGACATGTATCAGAACTTAACCGGCGATAATCCTTACGAGGCGCCCATGATGATTTATCCCGCTCCCCATTACACTATGGGCGGCCTTTGGGTCGATTATAATTTGATGAGCACTATTCCCGGCCTGCATGTTCTTGGCGAAGCCAACTTCTCCGATCATGGCGCCAACCGCCTGGGGGCATCGGCGCTGATGCAGGGCTTGGCCGACGGTTACTTCGTCATTCCATACACCATCGGCAATTACATCGCCGGAACCGATCTCCCGAAGGTTACTATCGATCATCAGGCCTTCAAGGATTCGGTTGGTGAAGTCAATAAGGAAGTTGATAAACTTCTCGCGATCAAAGGCAACAAAACTATTCGCGAACTGCACCGTGATTTGGGTGATGTCATGATCGATAAGGTCGGCATGTCGCGCGACGAAAAGGGCCTCAAACACGCTCTGGAGGTGATTCCCAAAATTGGCGAGGAATTCTGGAATAACGTCAACGTTCCCGGCAGCAGCGATGATCTCAATAAGAGTCTCGAAATGGCCGGACGCACGGCCGACTTCCTCGAACTTGGAGAACTCATGGCTCGCGATGCTCTCATGCGTAAGGAATCATGCGGCGGGCATTTCCGAGTTGAGTACAAGACCGAAGAAGGCGAAGCCCTCCGCGATGATAAGAAGTTCACATTTGTATCTGCCTGGGAATACAAAGGTCCCGGTCAGCCGCATGAAATGCATAAAGAAGAGCTGGAATTCGAGCGTGTTACGCCATCCCAGCGGAGCTATAAGTGA
- a CDS encoding nitroreductase family protein — translation MEAILRRRSIRQYTGEKISEEIIETLLRAAMSAPSANNIQPWHFIIIDDRKTLDAIPKFHPYSKMLTQAPLAILVCGDTKAVMKPEYIYLDCSAATQNILIAAHTLGLGAVWLGIYPREERIEGIKNLMMLPEHIEPIALISLGHPAESKEPSNRFTKSKVKYNHW, via the coding sequence ATCGAAGCGATTCTCAGGCGGCGGAGTATCCGCCAATATACTGGGGAAAAAATATCGGAGGAAATAATTGAAACCCTGCTGCGAGCCGCGATGAGTGCCCCTTCGGCCAATAATATCCAGCCTTGGCATTTTATAATAATCGACGACCGAAAAACTCTCGACGCCATCCCCAAATTCCATCCTTATTCAAAAATGCTGACGCAAGCCCCTCTCGCGATTTTAGTATGCGGCGACACAAAAGCGGTCATGAAACCCGAATATATCTATCTCGACTGTTCGGCGGCCACGCAAAATATTCTAATCGCCGCTCACACTTTGGGTCTGGGAGCAGTCTGGCTGGGGATTTATCCGAGAGAAGAACGTATTGAGGGAATAAAGAACTTAATGATGCTGCCGGAACATATCGAGCCGATTGCTCTTATTTCATTGGGTCACCCGGCCGAATCCAAAGAACCATCAAACCGATTTACAAAATCAAAAGTGAAATACAATCACTGGTAA
- a CDS encoding succinate dehydrogenase cytochrome b subunit, giving the protein MASLTAVFFSSIGKKFINAVSGFFLVIFLCIHLLGNITLLTGNADAFNAYAHFLMGLGILIYISEFGLVLFFALHIITATSVWWDQQVARPVAYKNSKSAGDTSKKTLSSSTMIYTGAIILVFSILHLITLKYGPGVAEGYTTDIDGVVMRDLYRLTVDVFAQPWYTASYVLAMILMGFHLRHGVWSMFQSLGLNRPKFTSFMFKFAILVAFILAFGFIVIPVVLYLKGGAL; this is encoded by the coding sequence ATGGCTTCCCTAACGGCAGTCTTTTTTTCCTCGATTGGAAAAAAATTCATCAACGCCGTTTCCGGTTTTTTCCTCGTAATATTTCTATGTATCCATCTTTTGGGCAACATTACACTTTTAACCGGAAACGCTGACGCGTTCAATGCCTACGCCCATTTTCTTATGGGCTTGGGTATATTAATCTATATCTCTGAGTTTGGGCTGGTGCTATTTTTCGCCCTGCATATCATCACCGCCACTTCGGTCTGGTGGGATCAGCAGGTGGCTCGACCGGTCGCTTACAAGAACTCTAAATCTGCCGGAGACACCAGCAAAAAAACATTATCGTCCAGTACCATGATATATACCGGGGCGATAATTCTGGTTTTTTCGATACTTCACCTGATAACCCTGAAATATGGTCCCGGTGTTGCCGAAGGTTATACAACCGATATCGACGGCGTGGTCATGCGCGATCTCTATCGCTTAACAGTAGATGTCTTCGCGCAGCCCTGGTACACCGCCTCGTACGTTCTGGCAATGATCCTGATGGGGTTTCATCTCAGGCACGGCGTCTGGAGCATGTTCCAATCGCTGGGTTTGAATCGCCCCAAATTTACATCATTCATGTTTAAGTTCGCGATCCTGGTCGCTTTCATTCTTGCCTTCGGATTTATCGTGATTCCGGTCGTACTTTATCTGAAAGGGGGTGCCTTATGA
- a CDS encoding ABC transporter permease — translation MLKNYLKITFRKLIQQKMYSIITISGLAVGIGVFLIFFAFYSWKMTPDSFHKDIDKIYNIVQVLNSGSGERHTAYIPFPLASSLKDDIAEIEDFTRFYDPRKLVVNYENKRFYEDQVLFVDPNFLSFFTFNIVEGNTETLFSNPQSVVISETIAEKYFGDEPAVGEVLTLNNEKDLIVTGIFEDLEKQQSASSLYGNIIVPISVAQTLYDSLDDWDISALTGFIRLQSNADLKQVENKLGLLRAKYYDNSTNSPRLIYLFPTKGLVNTAPHIERFANYSPTTGATIMLTLGFILLLIGIFNYVNLSTARYTERVKELGVRKVVGAARSHLVKQFLVESVLTALIAYPLIIIIYDLVYSFLSSLTPLMPLLSFWDNERLVFASLVITLGSGLVAGIYPAIYLSSFRPVHIFKGGISMGKGKSRVRKVLVTLQFSISVILVVLALTMQKQSEFIASVDLGYSRQGMIAVTLEDKTNDSYPIIKERLRNVPGVLNVSAARSTPGNWQRKENVIPEGIDPDNALNVYFYGVHYDFFETMEMQITAGRSFQNDYQEDISVIINQLFADRLDWESPIGKTIKIGEETYNIVGVVNDCLFDNTFWPMKPTVFFFEKDNLNNMLIKAEDENRAAAIIDYVRTLWAELSPNVPYNHVYLDEYFIRVNGDAFLLPKILGMLGLLAVLYSSLGLLALSSYAVRLRRKEIGIRKVLGASSPVIITMLSKDFLKLVMLANIIALPIAYIASRRFLDFAFSIYIPAEASILVFATLITLFIALITTASQTLKASQTNPVESLRTE, via the coding sequence ATGTTAAAAAATTATTTGAAAATCACCTTTAGGAAATTAATTCAGCAAAAAATGTATTCCATTATAACCATTTCGGGTTTGGCAGTTGGAATAGGTGTCTTTTTAATATTTTTTGCTTTTTACTCATGGAAAATGACCCCCGATTCCTTTCACAAAGATATTGATAAGATATACAATATCGTCCAGGTACTAAATTCAGGGAGTGGAGAACGGCATACAGCATATATTCCTTTTCCCTTAGCATCATCGCTAAAGGATGATATTGCGGAAATTGAGGATTTCACTCGGTTCTACGATCCGAGGAAACTAGTGGTCAACTATGAGAACAAGAGATTTTATGAGGATCAGGTTCTCTTTGTTGATCCCAATTTTCTATCATTTTTTACTTTCAATATTGTTGAGGGTAACACGGAGACTTTGTTTTCTAATCCCCAGTCTGTTGTGATAAGTGAGACTATTGCGGAAAAATATTTTGGTGATGAACCTGCTGTTGGAGAAGTATTAACTCTCAATAATGAAAAGGATCTTATTGTTACAGGAATATTCGAAGACCTGGAAAAGCAACAGTCAGCATCATCTTTGTATGGGAATATCATAGTTCCCATTAGTGTTGCACAAACCCTGTATGATTCACTTGATGATTGGGATATTAGTGCTTTAACCGGATTCATTCGACTGCAAAGTAACGCTGATCTGAAACAAGTTGAGAATAAGCTGGGATTATTACGTGCAAAATATTATGACAATTCCACCAACTCCCCACGGCTTATATATCTTTTCCCAACCAAAGGATTGGTAAACACGGCACCGCATATTGAAAGGTTTGCCAATTACTCTCCGACAACCGGAGCCACGATTATGCTGACTCTTGGATTCATACTCCTGTTGATTGGAATTTTCAATTATGTGAATCTATCTACAGCCCGTTATACTGAGCGCGTGAAAGAACTGGGAGTTCGTAAAGTTGTGGGAGCGGCTAGATCTCATCTGGTTAAACAATTCTTAGTGGAATCCGTGCTTACAGCTCTTATTGCATACCCTCTGATCATTATTATATACGATTTAGTTTATTCATTCTTAAGTTCATTAACTCCCCTCATGCCTCTGCTGTCATTTTGGGATAATGAGAGGTTAGTATTTGCATCCTTAGTAATAACACTTGGTTCGGGTTTAGTGGCAGGAATTTACCCGGCAATTTATCTTTCATCTTTTCGTCCGGTTCATATTTTCAAGGGTGGAATTAGTATGGGTAAAGGAAAGAGTAGAGTTAGAAAAGTACTTGTTACTCTTCAGTTCTCTATTTCGGTAATACTGGTTGTACTTGCATTAACCATGCAGAAGCAATCAGAGTTCATCGCCAGTGTTGATTTGGGCTATAGCAGACAGGGCATGATCGCAGTTACTCTGGAAGATAAAACAAATGATTCTTACCCAATAATAAAAGAAAGACTTAGGAATGTTCCGGGTGTTCTAAATGTTAGCGCAGCAAGGTCTACACCTGGAAATTGGCAAAGAAAAGAAAATGTGATTCCCGAAGGTATTGACCCTGATAATGCATTAAATGTTTATTTCTATGGGGTTCATTATGATTTTTTTGAAACCATGGAAATGCAAATTACAGCGGGAAGATCATTTCAAAACGATTATCAGGAAGATATTAGTGTAATCATTAATCAATTGTTCGCAGATCGTCTTGATTGGGAATCCCCGATTGGAAAAACTATAAAAATTGGTGAAGAAACATACAACATTGTAGGTGTTGTAAATGATTGTTTGTTCGACAACACATTTTGGCCTATGAAACCCACTGTTTTCTTCTTTGAAAAGGACAATCTGAACAATATGCTGATAAAAGCCGAAGATGAAAATAGGGCCGCAGCAATTATTGATTATGTTAGAACCCTCTGGGCCGAGCTTTCACCAAATGTCCCGTACAACCATGTTTATTTGGATGAGTATTTCATTCGTGTGAATGGTGATGCTTTTCTTTTACCAAAAATCCTGGGTATGCTTGGTCTGCTAGCTGTTTTATATTCGAGCTTAGGTCTGTTAGCTCTTTCTTCTTATGCTGTAAGACTTAGAAGGAAAGAAATTGGCATCCGCAAAGTTTTAGGTGCTTCCTCCCCTGTCATAATTACAATGCTTTCAAAGGACTTTTTGAAACTTGTTATGTTGGCAAATATTATTGCGTTGCCGATCGCCTATATAGCATCACGCAGATTTCTTGATTTTGCATTCTCAATTTATATCCCGGCTGAAGCCAGCATATTGGTATTTGCAACATTAATAACATTATTCATTGCGTTAATAACAACAGCTTCACAAACACTAAAAGCATCTCAGACTAATCCTGTAGAATCCTTGCGAACTGAATAG
- a CDS encoding succinate dehydrogenase/fumarate reductase iron-sulfur subunit translates to MTEKKKITVHLKVWRQKRNEPKGRFSKYTVKDVSPDSSFLEMLDILNEDLTKNGEEPVEFDSDCREGICGTCGQVINGVAHGPQTAIATCQLHMRKFKDGETITVEPFRAKSFTQIKDLVVDRSAFDRIISKGGYVSANAGSPQDANALPIPKDKAELAMDAAACIGCGACVASCPNASASLFTSAKISQFALLPQGQPETVMRVRQMVAQMDGEGFGNCSNHGECEAVCPKEISIGNIARMRREFFKAALAR, encoded by the coding sequence ATGACTGAAAAAAAGAAAATAACGGTGCATCTCAAAGTCTGGCGGCAAAAACGAAATGAACCTAAAGGCCGTTTCTCCAAATACACGGTCAAGGATGTTTCGCCCGACAGCTCTTTTCTGGAGATGCTTGATATACTCAATGAGGATTTGACCAAAAACGGCGAAGAACCGGTCGAATTTGACAGCGATTGCCGCGAAGGTATCTGCGGAACCTGCGGGCAGGTTATTAATGGTGTCGCCCACGGACCGCAAACGGCAATTGCCACCTGTCAGCTTCATATGCGCAAATTCAAAGACGGCGAAACCATAACGGTCGAACCGTTCCGGGCTAAATCGTTTACTCAGATAAAAGACCTCGTTGTCGACCGGAGCGCCTTTGATCGCATCATCTCCAAAGGCGGCTATGTTTCGGCCAATGCCGGTTCGCCCCAGGATGCCAATGCCCTGCCAATCCCTAAAGACAAGGCAGAATTGGCGATGGATGCCGCCGCCTGCATCGGTTGCGGAGCCTGCGTCGCTTCCTGTCCCAATGCCTCGGCGTCGCTGTTTACCAGCGCCAAGATATCTCAGTTTGCCCTTTTGCCTCAGGGCCAGCCGGAAACGGTCATGCGCGTGCGGCAAATGGTGGCGCAAATGGACGGCGAAGGATTTGGCAATTGCAGTAATCATGGTGAATGCGAAGCGGTCTGCCCGAAAGAAATTTCAATCGGCAACATCGCTCGTATGCGTCGTGAATTCTTCAAAGCCGCCCTGGCCAGATAG